The following proteins come from a genomic window of Lolium rigidum isolate FL_2022 chromosome 5, APGP_CSIRO_Lrig_0.1, whole genome shotgun sequence:
- the LOC124651744 gene encoding putative cyclin-dependent kinase F-2, with the protein MGIKRAYPEHADFAVNERCGAPELTICKRSRLWSSDDYEETGELGQGACGGVVEARLRCTGTTFTLKKPLRCKHEADGISCACSDGHMLQEAAFLAKCHGHPALVELQAIALDAVVGGKLSIVMDCVGPSLYDVLHQHRHSRPFTEPQVRCIMRELLAGAKHMHQRRVVHRDIKLENILVGPGGIEEDVKLCDMGLAEPPPYGRRGTYGYMAPEVLLGQADYDAMVDMWSLGCVMAELLTGEPLFYADDDAEALLDIFRVLGVPLFTTWPAYKSLPLAGKLVTPPHVIARNKLRDHFPEDLLSEQGFEVLKGLLSCNIDKRLSATTALRRPWFTNCVDASA; encoded by the coding sequence ATGGGAATCAAGCGCGCCTACCCCGAGCATGCGGACTTCGCGGTGAACGAGCGCTGCGGCGCCCCGGAGCTAACCATCTGCAAGAGGTCGCGTCTCTGGAGCTCCGACGACTACGAGGAGACGGGCGAGCTCGGCCAGGGCGCGTGCGGTGGCGTCGTCGAGGCGCGCCTACGCTGCACCGGCACCACCTTCACCCTCAAGAAGCCGCTTCGCTGCAAGCACGAAGCCGACGGCATCAGCTGCGCCTGCAGCGACGGCCACATGCTGCAGGAGGCCGCCTTCCTCGCCAAGTGCCACGGCCATCCCGCCTTGGTCGAGCTCCAGGCGATCGCGCTCGACGCCGTCGTCGGTGGGAAGCTCTCCATCGTCATGGACTGCGTCGGGCCCAGCCTCTACGACGTCCTCCACCAGCACCGCCACAGCCGGCCGTTCACGGAGCCCCAGGTGCGCTGCATCATGCGGGAGCTCCTCGCCGGCGCCAAGCACATGCACCAGCGCCGCGTCGTGCACCGCGACATCAAGCTGGAGAACATACTCGTCGGCCCCGGCGGCATCGAGGAGGACGTCAAGCTCTGCGACATGGGACTCGCCGAGCCTCCGCCCTACGGGAGGCGCGGCACGTACGGGTACATGGCGCCGGAGGTGCTCCTCGGGCAGGCCGACTATGacgccatggtggacatgtggtcGCTCGGCTGCGTCATGGCCGAGCTCCTCACCGGCGAGCCCCTCTTCTACGCGGATGACGATGCTGAGGCGCTCCTCGATATCTTCCGCGTCCTGGGCGTGCCGTTATTTACGACCTGGCCTGCCTACAAATCCTTGCCGCTCGCCGGGAAGCTGGTAACGCCGCCACATGTCATCGCCCGCAACAAGCTGCGAGATCACTTCCCGGAGGACCTTCTCTCCGAACAAGGTTTCGAAGTTCTCAAGGGCCTCCTCTCATGCAACATCGACAAGAGGCTATCGGCGACCACCGCGCTCCGGAGACCATGGTTCACCAACTGTGTAGACGCTTCAGCTTGA
- the LOC124657162 gene encoding subtilisin-like protease SBT5.3, translated as MRSSSSSMHSSLRNPTALLAQVFLLISIVSLLQRPASAEIKPYVVYLGAHSHGSEGAALVANQERARSSHYQFLGSVLGSEEKAQDAIFYSYTKYINGFAATLEEEDAMEISKHPSVISVFPNRGHKLHTTRSWEFLGMEKEGRVKANSIWAKAKFGEGIIIGNLDTGVWPEAGSFSDDGMGPAPARWRGVCHDQNSDAQVRCNRKLIGAQYFNKGYIATVGQANPASTRDSDGHGTHTLSTAAGRFVPGANLFGYGNGTAKGGAPGAHVAAYKVCWRPVNGSECFDADIIAAFDAAIHDGVDVLSVSLGGSPAEYFDDGVAIGSFHAVRNGVTVVCSAGNSGPGAGTVSNTAPWLVTVGASTVDREFPAYLVLGNKKRIKGQSLSPVPLPANKHYQLISSEEAKAANATAAQAQLCIEGSLDKAKVKGKIVVCMRGKNARVDKGETVLRAGGAGLVLANDESTGNEMIADAHVLPATHITYSDGVALLAYMNSTRLASAYITVPSTALETKPSPFMAAFSSQGPNTVTPQILKPDITAPGVSILAAFTGLAGPTGLAFDSRRVLFNSESGTSMSCPHVAGIAGLLKALHPDWSPAAIKSAIMTTARVRDNTKQPMRNSSFLPATPFGYGAGHVQPNRAADPGLVYDMGATDYLHFLCALGYNSSVIDTFMGCGQPDHDDGRRYACPAAPPKVEDLNYPSVAVPHVSPSGEPRTVTRRVRNVGAAPAVYDVSVNEPRGVSVSVRPSRLEFAAVGEEKEFAVTFRAKKGSFLPGEYVFGRMVWSDGAGRHRVRSPLVARVADHHRTNKTGISVA; from the exons ATgcgtagcagcagcagcagcatgcaTTCCTCCCTGAGGAATCCCACTGCTCTTCTTGCTCAAGTCTTCCTGCTGATTAGCATCGTCTCCCTGCTGCAGCGCCCAGCCTCTGCTGAGATAAAG CCGTATGTTGTGTACCTCGGCGCCCACTCGCATGGCAGTGAGGGCGCTGCGTTGGTGGCCAACCAAGAACGCGCCCGGAGCTCCCACTACCAGTTCTTGGGCTCCGTCCTGGGAAG CGAGGAGAAGGCGCAGGATGCCATATTCTACTCCTACACCAAGTACATCAACGGCTTCGCCGCCACGCTGGAGGAAGAGGATGCGATGGAGATCTCAA AGCACCCGAGCGTGATCTCGGTGTTCCCGAACAGAGGGCACAAGCTGCACACCACCCGGTCATGGGAGTTCCTCGGGATGGAGAAGGAGGGGCGGGTGAAAGCCAACTCCATCTGGGCAAAGGCAAAGTTCGGGGAAGGCATCATCATTGGCAATCTAGACACAG GGGTTTGGCCGGAGGCCGGCAGCTTCAGCGACGACGGCATGGGCCCGGCGCCGGCGCGGTGGCGGGGCGTCTGCCACGACCAGAACTCCGACGCGCAGGTCCGATGCAACAG GAAGCTGATCGGCGCGCAGTACTTCAACAAGGGCTACATCGCTACTGTCGGGCAGGCGAACCCGGCCAGCACGCGGGACAGCGACGGGCACGGCACGCACACGCTGTCCACGGCGGCGGGCCGCTTCGTGCCGGGCGCCAACCTCTTCGGGTACGGCAACGGCACGGCGAAAGGCGGCGCCCCCGGCGCGCACGTCGCGGCGTACAAGGTGTGCTGGCGGCCCGTGAACGGCAGCGAGTGCTTCGACGCCGACATCATCGCGGCCTTCGACGCGGCCATCCACGACGGGGTCGACGTCCTCTCCGTGTCCCTCGGCGGATCGCCCGCCGAGTACTTCGATGACGGCGTCGCCATCGGGTCGTTCCACGCCGTGAGGAATGGGGTTACCGTGGTCTGCTCGGCGGGGAACTCCGGGCCGGGAGCGGGTACGGTGTCCAACACCGCGCCGTGGCTCGTCACCGTCGGCGCAAGCACCGTGGACCGCGAGTTCCCGGCGTACCTTGTTCTCGGCAACAAGAAGCGGATCAAA GGACAAAGCCTGTCGCCGGTGCCCCTTCCTGCGAACAAGCATTACCAGCTCATCAGTTCCGAAGAAGCCAAGGCAGCCAATGCAACAGCTGCGCAAGC GCAATTGTGCATCGAGGGGTCACTGGACAAGGCGAAAGTGAAGGGGAAGATCGTGGTGTGCATGCGAGGGAAGAACGCGCGGGTGGATAAAGGAGAGACAGTTCTTCGAGCCGGCGGTGCTGGGCTGGTGCTTGCAAACGATGAGTCCACCGGGAACGAGATGATCGCCGACGCGCACGTGCTCCCGGCCACGCACATCACCTATTCTGATGGAGTCGCGCTGCTTGCCTACATGAACTCAACCAG GCTTGCGTCAGCCTACATCACCGTGCCGAGCACTGCGCTGGAGACGAAGCCATCGCCGTTCATGGCCGCCTTCTCCTCTCAGGGTCCCAACACCGTTACGCCCCAGATCCTCAAG CCGGACATCACGGCGCCGGGTGTGAGCATCCTCGCGGCGTTCACCGGCCTGGCTGGCCCAACCGGCCTCGCCTTCgacagccgccgcgtcctcttcaaCTCCGAGTCCGGCACCTCCATGTCCTGCCCGCacgtcgccggcatcgccggcCTGCTCAAGGCCCTCCACCCCGACTGGAGCCCGGCCGCGATCAAGTCCGCCATCATGACCACCGCCAGGGTGCGGGACAACACGAAGCAGCCGATGCGCAACTCGTCCTTCCTCCCGGCCACGCCCTTCGGCTACGGCGCCGGCCACGTGCAGCCCAACCGCGCCGCCGACCCCGGCCTCGTCTACGACATGGGCGCCACGGACTACCTCCACTTCCTCTGCGCGCTGGGCTACAACTCGTCCGTGATCGACACGTTCATGGGCTGTGGGCAGCCGGACCACGACGACGGACGGCGCTATGCttgcccggcggcgccgcccaaGGTGGAGGACCTCAACTACCCGTCCGTCGCGGTGCCCCACGTGTCCCCGTCCGGCGAGCCGCGCACCGTCACGAGGAGGGTGCGCAACGTgggcgccgcgccggccgtgTACGACGTGAGTGTCAACGAGCCGCGCGGCGTGTCGGTGTCCGTGCGGCCGAGCCGGCTCGAGTTCGCCGCGGTGGGGGAGGAGAAGGAGTTCGCCGTGACGTTTAGGGCCAAGAAAGGGTCCTTCTTGCCCGGCGAGTACGTGTTCGGGCGGATGGTGTGGTCGGACGGCGCCGGGCGGCACCGCGTCCGGAGCCCGCTCGTCGCAAGGGTCGCCGATCATCATAGGACAAATAAAACCGGCATCTCCGTCGCTTGA